The sequence below is a genomic window from Canis aureus isolate CA01 chromosome 11, VMU_Caureus_v.1.0, whole genome shotgun sequence.
TCTGTAGATATAAATTTGGGAATTAGCCTATTTGAAGTCATCTTATTTATAAGAATCCCCTCATTTATAAGGGAGATCAAAAGAAAGGATTTTCTAGAGAAGAGATTTCAGATGGATCAACAACCATAgggattagaaaaagaaaagccacaaaagagaatgaaagagacaAAGCAGTAGGAAGAAGTTCAAGGAAATGTGAGACAGTGAGAATGAAGCTATAAAGAGTTTCACAAGTTAACAGTTTATAGTCTCATATGCAGCAGAATTTGAATTAAATGAAGACCGAATTGTGTTTAATGAGTGAAACAAGAGGGAGGCTAGTGGTGACCTTGGCTAGAGTAGTTTAAATGGTGCAAAAATTAGATGAGTTGATGTACAAATGGTTAATAGGACAGAGGAGACAATTATCATGTAGGTGAAAATGTGAAAGTATAATTAAGAAATAGCTAAAACTTCTTAAATCTGATATTGCTAAATGTCATTTATAATAAGATGGTCGATTATATTCAAACTGAAACAAAGctagccaaaaacaaacaaacaaacaaaaaccaaggatTTGACTCTTCAACTCTATAAACATACTCCTAATGTTCCCTTACTTCTCTGTAATAAATTTTTAATCAAACACATTGCTATGCAATACACACAAGGAACAACATGTCATTGTCAAATGTGTTTCCATTGTCAAATGGAAATTCAGTTTAGAATTTTAATATCAAGAATCTATCCTTACTGAGAACCCTTTgatgggaaaaggcagagggggaagttCTCAAGATCTGGAGAATAGGAAACGGTAGCAGCCAATTAGAGTATTTTACTATCAAAGAAATCTATAAGAAAGTACTGAGTGAGACAGTACAATCCCAGATCTCAGCTTGCAAGCTGGGGAGAAATTCTTCTTAGCACAAGGATATTCAAGGAAGCATCGAAATATATCATATAGATATTCTAttctaaaagtagaaagaaaatacaaccaaatgtaaatattataatattaaatgtgTAAGTTTGAAGTAAAAGTCATATggtgaaaacctgaaaaaaattgGACTGCTAACACatttaaatgaatctttaaaaaacatatccaataaaaatgtatttttccccgACAAAAATGTCTTAAACTCCCAAGAAAATGAACTATATAAGCTGACACAGGATAACCTATGTGATAAGTGTTCGTTGCCTTTTTAATAACTAATACACATGTAAACTTTAATACTGGAATTATCTTACCAAATACCattgttaatttttcttagttttctctgcTAGAAACATGTCTACACATAGAAAATTTGAGGAGGGCAGAATTGTTGATTCAAAAGCAACTTATGAAGATAGGACTCTTTTTCAATGATGTTTATAAGACGATAAGTTGTAGATTTATTAGAAGCAGGAGTAGGACATAGGTGATTCAAATGTGAAGAGTCAGTTTGTGCGATACAAAAAGGTATTTATCATCATGCGTTTTATGGTAACTTCTCCATTAACCAGTTATATAGGAATAACTCAGATTTACTTGAAGTTAGAAGTTGGCCAGGACTTTGAGTTCTTCATATAGTCTCCCTTATTGTTTCAAGCAGATTGGGCAAAAGACAATAGTCAAGGATGAGAAACCAAACGGCACTAACAACTTTCATCTTGCTGGGACTCACAGAGGACCCTCAActaaaaattttgctttttatgtttctgtttctttcctacaTGTTGAATGTATCTGGAAACCTAACCATCATCATCCTCACTCTGATTGATTCCCACCTTAAAACACCAATGTATCTTTTCCTCCAAAATTTCTCCTTCCTAGAAATTTCATTCACAACTGCTTGTGTCCCCAGATTTTTATATAGCATATCATCAGGGGACAAATCCATTACCTATAATGCTTGTGTCAGTCAACTGTTGTTTACAGACCTCTTTGCAGTAACAGAATTTTTTCTCTTGGCCACTATGTCCTAtgatcgctatgtggccatctgcaaaccccTGCATTACATGACCATCATGAGCAGAAGAGTCTGCAAGAACTTCATCGTCTTCTGTTGGGTAGCAGCACTGATCATCATTCTCCCACCAATTAGTCTAGGTTTGGGCCTGGAATTCTGTGATTCAAACATCATTGATCATTTTTGTTGTGATGCATCTCCTATCCTGAAGATCTCTTGCTCAGACACATGGTTGATAGAACAGATGGTTATAGTCTGTGCTGTGTTGACATTCATCATCACCCTCATGTGTGTAGTTCTTTCTTACATTTATATTATCGGGACCATTCTAAGGTTTCCCTCtgctcagcaaaggaaaaaggccTTTTCCACTTGTTCTTCCCACATGATTGTTGTTTCCATTACTTATGGTAGCTGTATCTTCATTTATGTCAAACCTTCAGCCAAGGATGAGGTAGCTATTAATAAAGGGATTTCACTCCTTATTACTTCTATCTCACCAATGTTGAACCCCTTTATTTACACACTGAGAAACAAGCAAGTGAAGAAAGCTTTTcatgattcaattaaaaaaatcgcATTCCTATCAAAGATGTAAAGGAGAAATGAGTCAATGAATCTAACtgaaaggaaggatggaaaggCACAAAACCTAAAGCTTCTCCAGTCATACTGACactctcactttctttttaaacagctTAATGTGAACCCTATTCCACTGTTTATTCTCCACTAAAATTAAACTCTGCATATATTTACTCTTAAATTCTGACAGAAATTGATATTTGCTAAATATGTTGCTTGTTATCACTGGAAACACAGGAAACCACGTGTTTGGgttaggggggtgggggtgttggcATATTTCTACACTGTTAGGTGTGACTATATAGCCTATGTTATAGTTAACAGAATGGTTGTGGAAGTGATGTGCACCATTTTTAGACCTGGTCTATAAAACATCTAATATGTGATTCACCAGCCCTCTTTTTTCCCATATACCAATCAGATTCCCAGGTTTCAATGACTTTGTAAGCTTCAGACTGGTGATGAATGACGTTGATCTTCCATCTCAGCTATAGTCTTCATCCAAAGCACAGGCAACCACAGcaaactttttgttttaagattttaaatgtattcatgaaagacacacacacacacacacacacacacacacacacacacacacagaggcagagacacaggcagagggagaagcatgccccatgcagggagcctgatgtgggcctcaatcccgggtctccaggatcacgccctgggccgaaggcaggcgctaaaccgctgagccacccagggatccccaaccacAGCAAACTTGATAAAGCTTCTTCTCTGCCCCACTCAACTCAGTTGTCACCAGATTTGACAGGTAAAATATTGCAGAACTATCCCTGCTATGTAGTAAGGGGCCTACATTCACAGTTACATCTATTTTGGCTAAATGGATGAAAGTATTATTAGAAGTATATACTGTTAAATTTAATACTATGGAAattatatcttgactattgtcaTCTTCCTCCTCAGATACCCATAAATTCAAATATAGCCCAAAACAACCATATGAGGTAAATAGTACTACAAACAATGTATACAAACTTGTAAGTTATAAtactacccacctccctttcacaTCTTCTGGTCCTATAAACATCTTGAGCTAAGTGCTTAAATTACTTCCTTTCACATTCACTGTGAGGagacaattatttaaataaaattctagacTTTTGTCAATCACCTTTTTTGAATAAACAGTGTTTAAATTGCCCTTTACAATTTTCACGGAGTCCATTGCATGGAGGCATTATAGAATATATTATGTCTATGtaatgttttgcttttcttgaCCTTTCATGTACATTGGTAGGAGTAATGTAACTGTAtcagaaaaatatcttcaaaatactCCACAAGGGGTTGTGTAAGTAGATATCAGTCCCTCAATCTCTTTCAGATTCCCTAAGCTTAACCGAGGGAGTAAATTTTAGCCCCCTATATAAAGATTTGCCATTCTAAAACACAATGGTCACTATACTTGAAACTCTTACAAGCTAGAATAAGTTGAATAAATCTGAGTGAGCATTTTAAGATGTGCATATTGAGCTAAAGTAGTTTTCTCACACATTATGATTGATATTTCACTGGTAATTCTTCAGCGACATCCTAATAATTGATCTTTTTTTGTCTTACTCTTTGAAAGTGTATTTCTCTGAAGGTCTGTCATTAATTAAGGTCCTTGGTCACAGCTTTGACCCACCACTGCTAAGGCAAGGCTGTTACCTGTCTGCACCTCACACCCTGGGACCTAAGGTGCAGCTATGACTAGACTGcactgctctgtgctcagcccacGGGGGAATGACTGTACCCTCCCTGGTAGTGGAAACAGTACATCCCAGGTGACCTTCCCAGTCATTTGGAGATGCAAGTCTTTTCACAACAAAGCTCATCTTAAAAGACTCCAAGAGGCAACTGCTCCCTCATATTTGTAGACATCAGCGCAAAGCCAGTAGAAAGatggaaaggaaaagcaagatGACACCATCAAGAGAGCACAATAATTTTCCAATTACTGagaccaaagaaatggaaatctatGAGTTATATGAAATAGAATTCAacgtatttattttaaagggaatgAATAAGCTGTGAGGCTCTAAGTACAGTATGGATAATAGTTGAAATACAAATCATGTACTTGAAATTGGCTGAGAGATCTTAAACATTctcaccacaaaataaaaaattatatacatgttaCGTGATGGaagtgttaattaacttgattgtggtagCCATCtcacaatgtatatgtgtattaaaTCCTCGTTAAGTcattatatacaattttatttgacaattattcctaacaaatcaggaaaaaacacagacaaatgcatacaaaaaataatcagttaataataaaaacagaaatacaaaggccCATGAAATCACCAACAGAAATTGCgttgtcttttctcttgttaaaagattccttttttcttattatgtGAATAGTTATATTTGTACTAAGCATTAATTATACATTTTACAGAattaacaaattagaaaaattgtCACTATCATCTTACAATTACTTAAAATGatgttgaaatgaaagaaaagaaagtttctccttttctcctgtaACCTTGTTCTTATTATTGTGTACTTGGTCTACTTCTGATGTCAGTGTTATTTTTATGTGTCTCAGGACATTTCCCCCAGTTTTGTTTGTTCCACTCTATATTCCCAAAGTCTTACACAAGAGACTCATTAGTAATGTAAAGGACAGAACCACCAAGGACATTAtgtgtttatttcacttaaatgaAAATTGGGTCAATTTTgtcaattttgaaatattttcctgtaCTAGAAATATTAGGATGCTAATTTTTACAGAAACAGAGATCTTAATCTACTCATTTAAACTagtataagcaaaaaaaaaaaaaaactagtataaGCTTTGTAGTTAAcgggataaagaaaatgtttcctgGGCTCACAAGAAGGCAGGTTTCTGCTGAAAATTTTTCATCTTGTGTGGATGGTGGGCCATGAGTGAAAACTGCAATTGCTGAGCTCTCTGTGTGGATCTGTATTCCCAGAATGAGCTATCAGAGGCCACTAAACTATCTCCATGATAAGAAATTCCTGGATGATTTTTTACCCTTTGTAACTTGGGGTTCAGTAAGCATCTGAGATCATGATTATCAGAAAAGtatatttttggtcatttttccccttttatgaACTCCAGAATAATGTTTTCTCTGAGGAAAGTgtctaaaacaaaataacagataCAGTgtgttatttaataatttatgaaaGGTTTCAACAACCATTTATGAAGTGTGGCTTTTCAGTATGAGTGATAAATCTATGAGTCACTGCCAATCTGTTTTTATGTATCAATACAATGAAGATCATCTACGTGTCATAGCATTTGGAGAGACACTACTAAGCATCCTCTGCCACAATCTCACCCTCATTTTAAGcaaaaactatacaaaaataaataagtaaacaaaatctatgcataaaatgtgtaaattttaTCTCCATTGAAAGATTTATTTCCTATCATTTTATCAGTGAGTGACCCTGCTCTGTAAGTCATTCACAATTTAATGTAAGCTCAATTTTTAATCTCTGTATCTTAATATCAATGTCAGTCTCATGTTCTTAAATAATGTGAAATATTAAGGACTGGGAGAAAATGGTGGTATTTTTTGAAGAAGAGATACCATCTTCAGTACATACAAGCTGAATGAGGTGCTCAGAATGAGGTGCTTATCTGTGATTGTGGTGATGGGAATTGAGTGTATATGTCTGGGCATCAGAAACAATtcctttctgggcagcctggatggctcagtggtttagcgccgccttcagcccaggatgtgatcctggggtcctggaatcgagtcctgcgtcaggctcctggcatggagcctgcttctcgctctgcctatgtctctgcctctctctttgtgtttgtctctcatgaataaataaataaaatataaaaagaaagaaacaattccTTTCTATACCACCATTGGAAATGTTGTGTTGTCCCTTTGTGTCTCTTAACCAGGTGTTGGGGAGCTGCAATTAACCTTTATACAAACCGTGTAACCTGTTCTTactctcattttgcttttatatattctttaggcTAAACTATGGGACTAGGTACAAAGTGGGAGCTGATACTTGCCTGTCTTAattattaataagaaaacattttaaagcaacCAAGTGAAATTTCATGTAACCATCTAACTGAGGCCTCTAAAGCAAATGCTTTTTAATTCAGTAATGTTGGAAAAAGACAAAGTATGCAATGATTGAAGATAAGAAATACCTGTTAGCTGATATGTAAGTAATCAGATCAGAGAAACaaccaaatatataatatttgttgaTGCAAAGAATTTCAAATAACTGAATTACTTGTACATCATTTATTATGTTGTACATCAAAccaatgtaatattgtgtgtgacctatactcaaataaaaatatcttttaataaataaataagagcacTTGGGAGCCTCAGTCattaaagtgtctgactcttgatttcaggtcaggtcatgatctcagggttgtgggattgagccccacattgggctctgttcagtggagagtctgcttg
It includes:
- the LOC144322968 gene encoding olfactory receptor 6C68-like — protein: MRNQTALTTFILLGLTEDPQLKILLFMFLFLSYMLNVSGNLTIIILTLIDSHLKTPMYLFLQNFSFLEISFTTACVPRFLYSISSGDKSITYNACVSQLLFTDLFAVTEFFLLATMSYDRYVAICKPLHYMTIMSRRVCKNFIVFCWVAALIIILPPISLGLGLEFCDSNIIDHFCCDASPILKISCSDTWLIEQMVIVCAVLTFIITLMCVVLSYIYIIGTILRFPSAQQRKKAFSTCSSHMIVVSITYGSCIFIYVKPSAKDEVAINKGISLLITSISPMLNPFIYTLRNKQVKKAFHDSIKKIAFLSKM